In Danaus plexippus chromosome 19, MEX_DaPlex, whole genome shotgun sequence, the following are encoded in one genomic region:
- the LOC116768171 gene encoding sodium channel protein para isoform X4, with translation MSEDLDSISEEERSLFRPFTRESLAAIESRIAEEHAKQKELEKKRAEGETDLGRTKKKKEVRYDDEDEDEGPQPDATLEQGLPLPVRMQGSFPLELASTPLEDIDPFYHNQTTFVVISKGKDIFRFSATNALWILDPFNPIRRVAIYILVHPLFSLFIITTILVNCILMIMPTTPTVESTEVIFTGIYTFESAVKVMARGFILQPFTYLRDAWNWLDFVVIALAYVTMGIDLGNLAALRTFRVLRALKTVAIVPGLKTIVGAVIESVKNLRDVIILTMFSLSVFALMGLQIYMGVLTQKCIKVFPEDGSWGNLTDENWERFCQNETNWYGGDGEYPLCGNSSGAGQCEPGYMCLQGYGPNPNYGYTSFDTFGWAFLSAFRLMTQDYWENLYQLVLRSAGSWHVLFFVVIIFLGSFYLVNLILAIVAMSYDELQKKAEEEEQAEEEALREAEQKAAARADKQEAREAHAREQAAAAEAAAYAEAHPAKSPSDSSCQSYELFVNQERGNQDDNTRERMSLRSDPFQDSVSTQPTHKPTATEQHHEPARRQRKVSMVPHPERINKYGLLSYGPLREGSQASLSLPGSPFNLRRGSRGSHQMALRPNGRNRYPPGADRKPLVLSTYLDAQEHLPYADDSNAVTPMSEENGAIIIPVYYANLGSRHSSYTSHQSRLSYTSHGDLLGGKAQTKEARLRGRSASRNHSVTSQPHAYPLPRQDSSLASRPLREYEISTTESTDEAGKVLKQSNDNPFIESQRPNVVDMRDVMVLNEIIEQAGRQSRASEQNAEDDEDGPTFKERLLECLMKGIDFFCVWDCCWLWLEFQKYVALLVFDPFVELFITLCIVVNTLFMALDHHDMDKDMDKALKSGNYFFTATFGIEAMLKLIAMSPKYYFQEGWNVFDFIIVALSLLELGLEGVQGLSVLRSFRLLRVFKLAKSWPTLNLLISIMGRTMGALGNLTFVLCIIIFIFAVMGMQLFGKNYVDYVDRFPDGDLPRWNFTDFMHSFMIVFRVLCGEWIESMWDCMLVGDVSCIPFFLATVVIGNLVVLNLFLALLLSNFGSSNLSSPTADQDTNKIAEAFNRISRFIDWVKKSVADILKLVKNKLTNQIAIHAPGLKAALCGRCVSSERVDNELELGADIDDGVLYKDKKLKDQVEVAIGDGMEFTIPGDNKYKKGKLLMNNINAITDNHTDNRINCELNHHGYPIQDDDTISQKSYGSHKIRSFKDESHKGSTDTIDGEEKKDASKEELGLEEEMIAEEEDGKLDLAKIDIKAGEGEVMDSPADCCPEPCYQRFPFLAGDDESPFWQGWAMLRLKTYRLIENTYFETAVITMILLSSLALALEDVHLPHRPILQDILYYMDRIFTVIFFIEMLIKWLALGFQKYFTNAWCWLDFIIVMVSLINFVAALCGAGGIQAFKTMRTLRALRPLRAMSRMQGMRVVVNALVQAIPSIFNVLLVCLIFWLIFAIMGVQLFAGKYFKCVDMNHTTLSHEIIPDRNACILENYTWENSPMNFDHVGKAYLCLFQVATFKGWIQIMNDAIDSREVDRQPIRETNIYMYLYFVFFIIFGSFFTLNLFIGVIIDNFNEQKKKAGGSLEMFMTEDQKKYYNAMKKMGSKKPLKAIPRPRWRPQAIVFEIVTDKKFDMIIMLFIGLNMLTMTLDHYQQSDTFSAVLDYLNMIFIVIFSSECLLKIFALRYHYFVEPWNLFDFVVVMFSILSLVLSDIIEKYFVSPTLLRVVRVAKVGRVLRLVKGAKGIRTLLFALAMSLPALFNICLLLFLVMFIFAIFGMSFFMHVKDKGGLDDVYNFKTFVQSMILLFQMSTSAGWDGVLDGIINEEECDLPDNERGYPGNCGSATIGITYLLSYLVISFLIVINMYIAVILENYSQATEDVQEGLTDDDYDMYYEIWQRFDPEGTQYIRYDQLSDFLDVLEPPLQIHKPNKYKIISMDIPICRGDMMFCVDILDALTKDFFARKGNPIEESVEVGRPDEVGYEPVSSTLWRQREEYCARLIQHAWRRHRRAQSPTGASVTGSCAGEAEGAPTAVLLDAGGGAGGAHRVVLQAAGAAPRPPEPAPPPAPV, from the exons ATGTCCGAGGACTTGGACTCGATCAGCGAGGAAGAACGAAGCTTGTTCCGACCTTTCACCCGAGAATCATTGGCCGCTATCGAATCTCGCATAGCAGAAGAACATGCCAAGCAAAAGGAACTCGAGAAAAAACGAGCGGAAGGAGAG ACCGATTTGGGGCGgacgaaaaagaaaaaagaa GTGCGTTATGATGACGAAGACGAAGATGAGGGTCCCCAACCAGACGCGACCCTGGAACAGGGCCTGCCACTGCCGGTCCGGATGCAAGGCTCCTTTCCGCTCGAACTGGCCTCCACCCCCCTCGAGGACATCGATCCCTTCTACCACAACCAAACA ACTTTCGTAGTCATAAGCAAGGGTAAAGATATCTTCAGATTTTCGGCGACCAATGCCTTGTGGATATTGGATCCTTTCAATCCAATAAGAAGAGTGGCTATATACATTCTAGTACATCCTTTGTTCtctctatttattataaccacGATTCTTGTGAACTGTATACTTATGATCATGCCTACCACGCCCACCGTTGAAAGTACTGA AGTTATCTTTACCGGAATCTACACCTTTGAATCGGCGGTGAAAGTAATGGCCAGGGGTTTCATACTACAGCCATTCACATACCTTAGAGATGCATGGAATTGGCTTGACTTCGTAGTTATAGCTTTAGC TTATGTGACGATGGGCATAGATCTCGGCAACTTGGCCGCTCTCAGAACATTCAGAGTTCTCCGAGCTTTGAAGACTGTGGCCATCGTACCgg GCTTGAAGACAATCGTTGGTGCTGTAATAGAGTCGGTAAAAAATCTGCGGGATGTGATCATTTTGACCATGTTTTCTCTATCTGTGTTTGCCTTAATGGgactacaaatatatatgggtGTGTTAACGCAGAAATGTATCAAGGTATTCCCCGAAGATGGCAGTTGGGGGAATCTAACCGACGAGAATTGGGAAAGGTTTTGTCAAAATGAAA cAAACTGGTATGGCGGAGATGGAGAATACCCTCTGTGTGGAAATTCATCAGGAGCggg gcAATGCGAACCAGGCTACATGTGTTTGCAAGGTTACGGTCCGAACCCTAATTATGGCTACACAAGTTTCGATACCTTTGGCTGGGCTTTTCTATCGGCCTTCCGTCTCATGACTCAGGATTATTGGgagaatttatatcaattg gtGTTGAGATCGGCGGGTTCGTGGCACGTTTTGTTCTTCGTTGTGATCATCTTCTTAGGTTCGTTCTACCTCGTGAATCTGATCTTGGCCATCGTCGCCATGTCGTACGACGAGTTGCAAAAGAAAGCTGAAGAAGAGGAACAGGCGGAAGAGGAAGCACTTAGG GAAGCCGAGCAAAAAGCGGCAGCACGAGCGGATAAGCAGGAAGCACGAGAAGCACATGCTCGAGAGCAAGCGGCAGCAGCGGAAGCAGCAGCCTATGCAGAAGCACACCCCGCCAAGTCCCCCAGCGACTCCTCTTGTCAGAGCTACGAATTGTTCGTGAACCAGGAGCGCGGCAACCAGGATGACAATACGCGCGAGCGCATGTCCCTCCGTAGCGACCCCTTCCAAGATTCGGTGAGCACTCAGCCCACGCACAAGCCAACCGCCACCGAACAGCACCACGAACCGGCACGCCGTCAGAGGAAGGTCAGCATG GTTCCCCACCCTGAACGCATTAATAAATACGGACTGTTATCATATGGGCCACTGCGCGAAGGCTCGCAG GCTTCATTATCTCTACCCGGATCACCGTTCAATTTGAGGAGAGGTTCGAGGGGTTCACATCAAATGGCTTTAAGACCGAACGGAAGGAATCGCTATCCGCCCGGAGCTGATAGAAAACCATTGGTATTGTCAACATATTTGGATGCTCAAGAACATTTACCCTATGCAGACGATTCGAATGCTGTCACACCAATGTCAGAGGAAAATGGCGCTATCATAATACCAGTGTACTATGCCAATTTAG GCTCGAGGCACTCTTCCTACACATCCCACCAGTCCCGATTATCGTACACATCTCACGGGGACCTGTTAGGAGGCAAGGCGCAAACGAAGGAGGCCAGACTGAGAGGTCGATCGGCCTCCAGAAACCACAGTGTGACGTCACAACCGCACGCGTACCCTCTGCCACGCCAGGATTCATCACTGGCTTCCAGGCCACTTAGAGAATAT GAAATAAGTACTACGGAGTCCACGGATGAGGCTGGTAAGGTTCTGAAACAGTCCAACGACAATCCATTCATAGAGTCCCAGAGACCAAACGTTGTGGATATGAGAG ACGTCATGGTTTTGAATGAGATAATAGAGCAAGCCGGAAGACAGAGTCGAGCGAGTGAACAAAACG CGGAAGACGATGAGGATGGACCAACCTTCAAAGAGAGACTTCTGGAGTGCTTGATGAAGGGGATTGACTTCTTTTGTGTGTGGGACTGCTGTTGGTTGTGGTTGGAGTTCCAGAAATACGTGGCCCTGCTAGTGTTCGATCCTTTCGTGGAACTGTTTATAACCTTGTGTATTGTGGTCAACACTCTGTTCATGGCTCTGGACCATCACGACATGGACAAAGATATGGACAAAGCATTAAAGAGTGGAAACTAT TTCTTCACAGCGACATTCGGAATAGAAGCGATGCTAAAGTTAATAGCCATGAGTCCAAAGTACTATTTTCAAGAAGGTTGGAACGTCTTCGATTTTATCATCGTCGCATTATCATTGCTAGAATTGGGTTTGGAAGGTGTACAGGGTTTGTCCGTATTGCGTTCATTTCGTTTG CTTCGAGTATTCAAATTGGCAAAGTCATGGCCGACACTTAATTTACTCATCTCTATAATGGGTAGGACGATGGGTGCCTTGGGCAACCTGACCTTCGTATTGTGcatcattattttcatatttgccGTGATGGGTATGCAACTATTCGGGAAAAATTATGTGG ACTATGTAGACCGGTTCCCTGATGGGGACCTTCCTCGGTGGAACTTCACAGACTTCATGCACAGCTTTATGATAGTCTTCAGAGTGCTTTGTGGGGAATGGATTGAGAGTATGTGGGATTGTATGCTTGTGGGTGACGTTTCCTGCATACCCTTCTTCCTAGCCACCGTCGTCATTGGCAATCTTGTC GTACTAAACCTCTTCTTGGCCCTGTTACTGTCAAACTTCGGATCATCGAATTTATCATCGCCAACAGCAGATCAAGATACGAATAAAATAGCAGAAGCTTTTAACCGGATATCTAGGTTTATAGACTGGGTTAAAAAAAGCGTTGCTGACATCTTGAAACTGGTGAAGAACAAGCTCACGAATCAGATTGCAATCCACGCTCCCG GCTTAAAGGCGGCTTTATGTGGCCGCTGTGTCTCCTCAGAACGCGTTGACAACGAACTGGAACTGGGTGCAGATATAGATGACGGAGTCCTCTACAAAGATAAGAAACTTAAAGACCAAGTGGAAGTTGCTATAGGTGATGGGATGGAATTTACAATACCCG GtgataacaaatacaaaaaaggtaaattattaatgaacaaTATCAATGCTATAACGGACAACCACACGGATAACAGGATAAACTGTGAGCTAAATCATCACGGATATCCAATTCAG GACGATGATACCATTAGTCAGAAATCATATGgtagtcataaaattaggtcaTTTAAAGACGAGAGCCATAAAGGATCGACTGACACCATAGACGGAGAAGAAAAGAAAGATGCTAGTAAAGAAGAATTAGGTTTAGAAGAAG aaatgatAGCAGAAGAGGAAGATGGTAAATTAGATCTAGCCAAAATAGACATCAAAGCCGGTGAAGGTGAGGTCATGGACTCGCCGGCCGACTGCTGTCCGGAGCCTTGCTATCAAAGGTTTCCATTTTTGGCTGGAGATGACGAATCACCGTTCTGGCAGGGCTGGGCTATGTTAAGACTCAAAACTTACAGACTTATTGAAAACACGTACTTCGAAACAGCTGTGATAACTATGATATTACTCAGTAGTTTGGCTTTG GCTTTAGAAGATGTTCATTTACCACATCGACCTATACTCCaagacatattatattatatggatCGAATCTTTActgtaatattctttatcgAGATGTTGATCAAGTGGCTCGCTCTAGGATTTCAGAAATACTTCACGAATGCTTGGTGCTGGCTCGACTTCATCATTGTCATg GTCTCGCTTATAAACTTCGTAGCGGCGCTTTGTGGCGCCGGTGGCATTCAGGCGTTCAAAACGATGCGAACGCTTCGAGCTCTCCGACCGCTCAGAGCTATGAGCCGCATGCAGGGCATGAGG GTGGTAGTGAACGCTCTGGTGCAAGCGATACCATCCATCTTCAATGTGCTGCTCGTGTGTCTAATATTCTGGCTTATTTTCGCTATAATGGGTGTACAACTCTTCGCCgggaaatattttaag TGTGTCGACATGAACCATACCACCTTAAGCCACGAAATAATACCAGACAGAAACGCGTgcattttagaaaattataccTGGGAGAACTCACCAATGAATTTCGATCATGTTGGTAAAGCATATTTGTGCCTATTTCAAGTCGCCACTTTCAAAGGTTGGATTCAGATTATGAACGACGCTATTGATTCACGAGAG GTAGACCGACAACCCATCAGAGAGACGaacatatacatgtatttatattttgtatttttcatcATCTTCGGATCTTTCTTCACTCTTAACCTATTCATTGGTGTGATCATCGATAACTTTAACGAGCAGAAGAAGAAAGCTGGAGGCAGTCTTGAAATGTTCATGACAGAGGATCAGAAGAAGTATTACAACGCCATGAAGAAAATGGGTTCCAAGAAACCACTGAAGGCCATACCAAGACCAAGA tgGCGACCTCAAGCAATTGTATTCGAAATAGTAACGGATAAGAAATTCGACATGATTATCATGTTGTTCATTGGTCTGAACATGTTGACGATGACACTAGACCACTATCAGCAGTCAGACACGTTCAGCGCTGTCCTGGATTACCTTAACATGATATTCATCGTAATATTTAGTTCAGAGTGcctgttaaaaattttcgcCTTACGATACCATTACTTCGTGGAGCCTTGGAATTTATTCGATTTCGTCGTTGTGATGTTTTCTATACTCA GTTTGGTTTTGAGTGATATTATAGAGAAGTACTTTGTGTCGCCTACTCTGTTAAGAGTAGTCAGAGTAGCAAAAGTTGGTCGAGTTCTTCGACTTGTGAAAGGAGCAAAGGGCATCCGAACGCTATTGTTCGCCTTAGCCATGTCACTGCCAGCTCTCttcaatatttgtttactaTTGTTTCTAGTGATGTTTATCTTCGCAATATTTGGAATGTCATTTTTCATGCATGTGAAGGACAAAGGAGGCCTCGACGACgtgtacaattttaaaacttttgtgcAGAGTATGATTTTGCTATTTCAG ATGTCAACCTCAGCCGGTTGGGACGGAGTTCTCGACGGCATCATAAATGAGGAAGAGTGTGATCTGCCAGATAATGAGCGTGGTTACCCTGGAAACTGTGGATCGGCTACAATCGGGATCACTTACCTACTGTCCTACCTCGTAATATCTTTCCTCATTGTTATTAACATGTATATCGCTGTCATTCTCGAGAACTACTCTCAG gcAACGGAAGATGTACAAGAAGGCCTAACTGACGACGACTACGACATGTATTACGAAATATGGCAGCGATTCGATCCCGAGGGTACGCAGTATATCAGATACGACCAACTGTCTGATTTCTTAGATGTGCTCGAACCGCCGTTGCAAATACACAAACCTAATAAGTACAAGATTATATCTATGGACATACCAATATGCCGCGGAGACATGATGTTCTGCGTGGACATCCTTGACGCACTCACGAAGGATTTCTTCGCGAGGAAGGGCAATCCCATCGAGGAGTCGGTGGAGGTTGGCCGGCCAGACGAGGTCGGGTACGAGCCCGTGTCGTCGACGTTGTGGCGACAGCGCGAGGAGTACTGTGCGCGGCTCATCCAGCATGCCTGGCGGCGGCATCGACGAGCGCAGTCCCCGACGGGCGCCTCGGTGACTGGATCGTGCGCTGGCGAGGCGGAAGGCGCGCCCACGGCCGTGCTACTGGACGCAGGCGGTGGTGCGGGCGGTGCGCATCGCGTGGTGCTGCAGGCAGCCGGTGCGGCGCCCCGGCCTCCTGAACCCGCGCCGCCGCCCGCGCCCGTCTGA